A stretch of Ranitomeya variabilis isolate aRanVar5 chromosome 3, aRanVar5.hap1, whole genome shotgun sequence DNA encodes these proteins:
- the U2AF1 gene encoding splicing factor U2AF 35 kDa subunit isoform X2 codes for MAEYLASIFGTEKDKVNCSFYFKIGACRHGDRCSRLHNKPTFSQTIALLNIYRNPQNSSQSADGLRCAVSDVEMQEHYDEFFEEVFTEMEEKYGEVEEMNVCDNLGDHLVGNVYVKFRREEDAEKAVKDLNNRWFNGQPIHAELSPVTDFREACCRQYEMGECTRGGFCNFMHLKPISRELRRELYGRRRKKHRSRSRSRERRSRSRDRGRGGGGGGGGGGRDRDRRRSRDRERSGRF; via the exons GGTTAACTGCTCCTTTTACTTTAAGATTGGAGCGTGTCGCCATGGAGACCGATGTTCACGACTCCACAACAAGCCCACGTTCAGCCAG ACTATCGCTCTACTTAACATTTACCGAAATCCGCAGAACTCCTCGCAGTCGGCAGACGGCCTGCGCT GTGCTGTGAGTGACGTAGAGATGCAGGAACATTACGACGAGTTCTTTGAG GAAGTGTTCACGGAGATGGAGGAGAAGTATGGAGAAGTAGAAGAGATGAATGTCTGTGATAATCTGGGAGACCATTTAGTGGGCAACGTGTATGTGAAG TTCCGGCGAGAGGAAGATGCAGAAAAAGCTGTGAAGGATCTAAACAATCGTTGGTTTAATGGTCAGCCCATACACGCAGAGCTTTCTCCAGTTACCGATTTCCGGGAAGCATGTTGTCGACAGTATGAAATGGG GGAGTGTACACGTGGTGGCTTCTGTAACTTCATGCATCTAAAGCCTATCTCCCGGGAGCTGCGCAGAGAGCTGTATGGCCGACGCCGGAAAAA GCATCGATCCCGCTCCAGATCCCGTGAACGTCGCTCTCGTTCTAGAGACCGcggcagaggtggtggtggtggtggtggtggtggtggacgtgACAGAGATCGACGGAGGTCCAGAGACCGGGAGAGGTCGGGACGTTTCTGA